TTGCTAAAGCGTTGGGCACGGGAATTGGAACCGAACTCTCATTTCAAGATATTGAAATTATAAAAGATGAAAAAGGAAAACCTTATATTACATATAATGAATACATTGTCCACGTATCCATCTCCCATAGTATAGAATATGCCGTGGCTCAAGTGGTCATTGAAGAAATATAACTTATCCACCATTTTACGAGACGTTCACGAAATTTAGACATACTCCCTTTGGTTGTCTCATATATTCTTAATGCAATAGGAGAGACAAAGTACAAGGAGATTAGGCATTAAAGGAAACTGGGTGATCACCAGTAGTAAAGAGTATGTTCGTTGTTAGGAAAGATTTTTAACCACACCATATAGTTCTCCACCAATAGGTTCAGTTCCTTTTCCAAAAATGATTTCTCCTTGTCATCTCTTCGTGACGTTTAAATGAGACATTAAAAGGGGTTGAATGTATGAGAAAATCGGTCTGGCTGTTCGTTGTTTCGGTATTAACAGTGCTGGCACTTTCGGCATGTGGTTCAAAATCTCAGGAAGAAGTCGTGGAGCATTTAACGAAGAAAGTTGAAAAGTATACGAGCTATAAAGCAAAAGCAAAAATGACGTTAAAAATGGGAATGGACCCCCAAACGTATGACATCGAAGTGTGGCACAATAAACCCGAATATTATCGGGTAAATTTAAAACATGAAGGTAAAAGCGAGAGTCAAATGATCTTAAAAAATGACAGCGGTGTCTATGTATTAACACCAGCGCTAAACAAAAGCTATAAGTTCCAAAGCGATTGGCCAGAAAATACAAGTCAAGCGTACTTATACGAGTCGTTAGTGAAAGATATATTAGAAGATCCGAATGCGAAATTTAAAGAAACAAAAGAAAACTATGTATTTGAAACGAAGACGCGCTACCAAGATACGAAAATGTTACCTTATCAAGAAATTACGTTTAATAAAAAGGATTTGTCTCCGAAAAGTGTAAAAGTAATGGATCCAGACCGAAACACGCTAGTTACTGTTAAATTTTCTGAAGTATCGTTCGACGTAAAGTTTGATAAAGACGCCTTTGATACGAAGAAAAATATGACTGGTGCGCAATTAGAAATTCCGGTATCAACGAATGAAAACGACAATCAATTTACGGTGAAATATCCGATGGCTGAACTTCCAGGAGTTACTCTCGTCGATGAGAAGGAGGTCGTAACAGAAAACGGTAAACGAGTCGTTCTCACGTACGGTGGAGAAAAATCTTTCACTATAGTTCAGCAAAAGGTAGAGGTTATGCCTGCAGCGACTGTATCTACTGTAGTGAACGGAAAAATGGTCGATCTTGGGTTTACCATTGGTGCTATGAACGACCACTCCATTACGTGGATGCACGATGGGGTCGAATATATGTTAGCCTCAACCGACTTATCACCAGAAGAGATGGTGATGTTAGCGAAATCCGTACAAGGTGATATGGTCAAATAAACACATTCTAAAAAGCAGGCTCGAAAAGGGGCCTGTTTTTTCTTTGAGAATGTTCAGCCGAATTCGGGAGGTATGAGTCCGAAATAGTATAAAGTGTTTACAAGATCACCTAAAGTGTTCTCAAAGGTGTTTAACGCGTCTGTAATCACTCGTTATTCGAAACCTAGATAAATATTGTTTTTTAAAGAAGGCTCTACCCTAAAATAACTGTGGATAACTTTTGCTGTTATTTTATTCATCGATGTGTCAATGGCAATTGGCATGAATGTCTGTTAAACGATACTGTTGATATTTTTACATTACGCT
The sequence above is a segment of the Bacillus sp. (in: firmicutes) genome. Coding sequences within it:
- a CDS encoding outer membrane lipoprotein carrier protein LolA, whose translation is MRKSVWLFVVSVLTVLALSACGSKSQEEVVEHLTKKVEKYTSYKAKAKMTLKMGMDPQTYDIEVWHNKPEYYRVNLKHEGKSESQMILKNDSGVYVLTPALNKSYKFQSDWPENTSQAYLYESLVKDILEDPNAKFKETKENYVFETKTRYQDTKMLPYQEITFNKKDLSPKSVKVMDPDRNTLVTVKFSEVSFDVKFDKDAFDTKKNMTGAQLEIPVSTNENDNQFTVKYPMAELPGVTLVDEKEVVTENGKRVVLTYGGEKSFTIVQQKVEVMPAATVSTVVNGKMVDLGFTIGAMNDHSITWMHDGVEYMLASTDLSPEEMVMLAKSVQGDMVK